One genomic window of Nocardioides daphniae includes the following:
- a CDS encoding RNA polymerase sigma factor: MSARTDERTVVDLAAGLRDGDRDCLEEVYRRWSPLVHSVALRALGAHHEAEDVTQQVFISAWRSRHPPPTASPAGLADRITRRRVADRDGPDARRSPPAGEARPPPTRPSLPTRRARGRPAVLAQAGRRPG; the protein is encoded by the coding sequence GTGAGCGCCCGAACCGACGAGCGGACGGTCGTCGACCTGGCTGCCGGGCTGCGCGACGGCGACCGTGACTGCCTCGAAGAGGTCTACCGCCGCTGGTCCCCGCTCGTGCACTCCGTGGCCCTTCGCGCGCTCGGCGCCCACCACGAGGCGGAGGACGTCACGCAGCAGGTCTTCATCTCGGCCTGGCGCAGCCGCCACCCTCCCCCGACCGCCAGCCCTGCCGGCCTGGCTGATCGGATCACCCGCCGCCGGGTGGCCGACCGCGACGGGCCGGACGCCCGAAGGTCGCCTCCGGCTGGTGAGGCGCGTCCGCCACCGACGAGGCCCTCGCTCCCGACGCGACGGGCGCGTGGTCGACCGGCTGTGCTCGCCCAGGCAGGTCGACGACCTGGGTGA
- a CDS encoding sigma factor-like helix-turn-helix DNA-binding protein encodes MVDRLCSPRQVDDLGEPRRTILRLAFHEDLTHEQISTRTGLPLGTVKSHLRRGLVHLRRTLEEVRHEFA; translated from the coding sequence GTGGTCGACCGGCTGTGCTCGCCCAGGCAGGTCGACGACCTGGGTGAGCCGCGGCGTACGATCCTGCGACTGGCCTTCCACGAGGACCTCACCCACGAACAGATCTCGACCCGGACCGGGCTGCCGCTCGGCACCGTGAAGAGCCACCTGCGACGCGGGCTGGTCCACCTACGACGGACGCTGGAGGAGGTGCGTCATGAGTTCGCCTGA